The nucleotide window GGAAGGTCGGCTCGGCATAATCCGGCGTACCGTTCGGCGCATCAATCCCCAGCTTCTCAAACTCATCGATCGCCCGGATCACCTGCGGGTCATCGAGCGAGTAGCCGAGGCAGCGCATGGCGATGATCGAATTCAGAATGCCCGGGTAGATCGCACCGAGACCGTCCGACATCTCCAGACGCTCCAGCATCCACTTCTCGGCTTTCTTGAGCGCAACCTTGCGCAAGGGCCGAATGTGAATCCGTTCCATCCAGTGCGTCATGCGGTCACAGACCAGGAAGAAGTTCCGCCAGCTGATCAGTTTCTTGCGATCGAACTTCAGACGGAGATCGGCATTCTCGCGACCACCGACGAAGAGCTCATCGATGCCCTGCTCGGCAGGAATCTTCTTGAACGGCTTCTTCGCGTACGCGATCGAAAGCGGCACCAGGATGGCGCGCGACCACGACGAAATCTCGTACAGGTTGAAGTAAAACCAGTTCGGAAAAAGTACGATCTCCGGCGGAATAGCCGGTACGGCGTCATAGTCGTACTGGCCGAGAGCGCAGAGATAGATCTTGGTAAAGGTATTACACTCGGTGACGCCGCCATGAGCGAGGACCCACTCCCGGGCCTTCGCCATGGCTGGATGATCGGGGCTCATCCCCATCAGCTTGCCGGCGAAATAGCCCTTCACCGACAGACTGATATTCGAGGGTCCGCCCGGATAATTCGACCATCCGCCATCCGCGTTCTGAAAACGGAGAATCTCCGTCATGGCGCGTTCCATCTTGCCCGCATCGCCACTGCCCAGCAGTACGTGCGCGAAGATGTAGTCCGCCTCGAGCATGGAGTCCGCTTCCAGCTCGCCGCACCAGAACCCGGCCGGGTCCTGCTGCGAAAAGAGATAGTCACGCGACCTTCCGATGGACGACTCTACATCCGCCAGGTCCGCATCAATGCGTCCAAAACGAACCCTGCCCGCTGCGGCAGGGTTCGTGGCCGATGCTGTACCTTTCGTCTGTGTCTCCGCCCCTCGCGTCTGGTGCCCCTTTGCGGGATCGGGGTGCTCGGGTGCGCCGGATTGGGGAAATTCGAATCGTGTACTCATTCTGTCCGAAGCGCCGGCCTGACCTGCGCCAGCTTATGCTGCTTACGGTTAGACCGTCGCCGAGGTTCCACCGGGAGCTGCCTGGATCGCCTGAACGATCTCCGGCGGCAGACCGAAACGTACATTTTCCGGCATGACCTCAACTTCTTCGACCGAACCGTAGCCGCGTTCTTTCAGATAGGCGACCACGTCCTCCACCAGAACCTCGGGAGCCGAAGCACCCGCCGTCACAGCTACCGTCGAGATACCTTCCAGCCATGCAGGATCGATGGCCGTCGAGTTTTCGATGAGATAGCCGTTGGTGCCCAGGTTTTTCGAAACTTCTACCAGACGATTCGAGTTCGAGCTGTTCTGCGAACCCACCACCAGTACCAGGTCGGCGTTGTGAGCCACGTTCTTCACCGCCGTCTGGCGATTTTCGGTCGCGTAGCAGATGTCCTGCGAATGCGGACCGGCAATGTTGGGGAATTTTTCCTTGAGCGCCTGGATGATATCCCGCGCCTCGTCGAGCGAGAGCGTCGTCTGGGTCAGGTAGGCTACGCGGTTCGGATCGGGAACCTGGAGAGCCTGCACTTCTTCGACATTGGAGACCACCTGGGTCACGTCGGGCGCCTCGCCCATCGTGCCTTCAATCTCATCGTGGTCGCGATGGCCGACCAAAACCAGCGAATAGCCCTGCTTGGCAAACTTGATCGCCTCGACGTGGACCTTGGTCACCAGCGGACAGGTCGCGTCGATCACCTTGAGCTTGCGCTCCTTCGAGTGTTCACGCACCGCCGGTGAAACGCCGTGGGCCGAGTAGATGACACGCATGCCCTCGGGCACCTGGTCGATATCATCGACAAAAATCGCGCCCTTTTCCGCTAGTTCATTCACAACAAAGCGGTTATGGACGATTTCCTTGCGGACGTAGATCGGCGCGCCGAAGGTCTCCAGCGCAATCTTCACGATATCGATCGCACGCACCACACCGGCGCAGAATCCGCGCGGCTTGA belongs to Silvibacterium dinghuense and includes:
- the shc gene encoding squalene--hopene cyclase, which codes for MSTRFEFPQSGAPEHPDPAKGHQTRGAETQTKGTASATNPAAAGRVRFGRIDADLADVESSIGRSRDYLFSQQDPAGFWCGELEADSMLEADYIFAHVLLGSGDAGKMERAMTEILRFQNADGGWSNYPGGPSNISLSVKGYFAGKLMGMSPDHPAMAKAREWVLAHGGVTECNTFTKIYLCALGQYDYDAVPAIPPEIVLFPNWFYFNLYEISSWSRAILVPLSIAYAKKPFKKIPAEQGIDELFVGGRENADLRLKFDRKKLISWRNFFLVCDRMTHWMERIHIRPLRKVALKKAEKWMLERLEMSDGLGAIYPGILNSIIAMRCLGYSLDDPQVIRAIDEFEKLGIDAPNGTPDYAEPTFRMQPCVSPVWDTAQAVYALGEAGVSRNDPRLLKAVDWMLSKEVRHKGDWAVKVRGVEPGGWYFEFNNEFYPDTDDSAQVLLALNKVDNPRERYQYDVAQRAIEWLFAMQCKNGGWASFDKDNTKMIFQYIPFADHNAMLDPPTVDITGRMLEMLAAYGYTRKDKRIEKAIKFIYSEQEPDGSWFGRWGVNYLYGTFLVLRGLEAIGVWNHEPQVQQAAEWVRSVQNADGGWGESCGSYDDPATRGVGTSTPSQTAWAILGLLAAGDDRSDSVAKGIKWLLAHQEEDGSWDESTGEDVHRQAIYTGTGFPRVFYLAYHLYRNYFPLLALTTYKKALQKA
- a CDS encoding 4-hydroxy-3-methylbut-2-enyl diphosphate reductase — translated: MDTLTPTGLATNDSSNDKRVLLLKPRGFCAGVVRAIDIVKIALETFGAPIYVRKEIVHNRFVVNELAEKGAIFVDDIDQVPEGMRVIYSAHGVSPAVREHSKERKLKVIDATCPLVTKVHVEAIKFAKQGYSLVLVGHRDHDEIEGTMGEAPDVTQVVSNVEEVQALQVPDPNRVAYLTQTTLSLDEARDIIQALKEKFPNIAGPHSQDICYATENRQTAVKNVAHNADLVLVVGSQNSSNSNRLVEVSKNLGTNGYLIENSTAIDPAWLEGISTVAVTAGASAPEVLVEDVVAYLKERGYGSVEEVEVMPENVRFGLPPEIVQAIQAAPGGTSATV